The genome window AGAACGGCAAAAAGGTGCTGGTCTGCTGCGCGCTGGGCTACGGTAGGAGCGCGTCGGTGCTGCTTGCTTGGATGGTGATTTACGCGGGGCTAGGATTTGACGAGGCGCTAAATTTACTAAAATCTCACCGCGAAAAGATCGCCGTCGCTAGCTCGCTACGGGAGCGGATAATGCAGCTAGCCGCAGAAGCCCGCGAATTCGAAAGCGGATTAAAGACGGCTAAATTCGCAAAAGCAAGTGCGGCAAATTTAAGCGCGAAATAGGCGCATGCTAAATTTGATCAAGTCCGGTTTGAGGGATCAAATTTAAAAATCTGCGGACAAAAAAACAAGCGGCATTGTAAATTTTCGGCGAAAACGAACGGGAATTTAACCAAAGGCAAACGCCCAAAATGAGGAGGGAAAATGACGAATGCGGAGCAAAACGAAAAAGCGGCGCAAGACGGGGAGCGCGAATGCCGCCAAAGGACGGACGATAGAGTCTTAGCGCTGGTTGCGGCTAGATTTTTAGCGACGCATAGGCTATTTTTCTTGTTAAATTTACTTCAGCTAGCTGTCTGCCTTCGCATTTTTGCAAATTTTGCCGTTATTGCGGGCTTTTTGGCGGCTTTTGCGGCTCTATTTTATCTGCACGTTAGGCTGCATTTTGATGCGCTTATATTTAAGGATTTTGCGGATGAGGGGCTGAGGCAGGGCGAATTTGACGCGGCGCTTTTAGAGCTAAATTTAACTAGCAAGCCGCCAAAAATCCGTGATATGAAAAGTCGCTGCGCCGGAGCTTTGCGGCTGTATAAACTAACCGCCGCGCTTACTATCCTCGTTGCTGCCGCAGCTTTGGCGGGTTATTATCTGGGCTAGAGTTTGGGAGCCAAATTTGAGCTTAAAATTTGACTTCCGCGATCGTATGATTTTATGGTTTGAAAGATAAATTTAGGCGCAAACGGTTAAATTTGCGCCCGTAGGTTTATTTGATATTTTCTAGCGTGCTGCAGCTCTGAGCCGAGCCTAGATCGCAACCTTTTTTGAAGTAAATTTTAGCCTTTTCAAGATCTTTTTCGACTCCGCTTTGGGCTGGTGGCATGTAGTATGTGTAGCCCGCAAACAAACATGACTCGACCAGGCCGTGCTCGCAGCCCTTGTCAAAATACTCCGTGGCTTTAGCGAACTGCTTTTCTTGGTAGTACGCAGAGCCCGCGTACTCGCATCCTAGCGCGATATTTGCTTCGCAGGCTTTTGCGGCGTTGTCTGTATTTTCCTGAGGCTTCGTGCTCTTTTTTCGTAAAGGCTAGGAGATAGTACTCGTACGCTTTTGCTTCGTCTTTTTTGCCGTAGGCGTCGTCTTGGTAGATTTCGCCTAGCTTCGCGCATCCGTCAAATCTTTCGCCTTGGCAAATTTCGCTTAGGATTTCGACGGCTTTGTCTATATTTTTCTCTACGCCTTTGCCGTCTCTATAGCCCATCGCTACAAATTTACAACCGTCGTCGTAGCCGCTACTGCAAAGTTTTGAAAATATCTCAAAGCCTTTTTTAGGATCGTGCTCGGCGCCGTTTTTGCCCTCGGTGTACGAGTAGCCCGTCCATAGGCAACCTAAATTTGAGCCTAGATCGCAAGCTTTTTGGTAGTATTTGACGTCTTGTTTTTCATAAGCGTAGTCTATGCAGGCCGCCGCATCGTTGTTTTTGCAGCCTTTTTAGGCGCTTACGGCGGTTTTATCTTTTACTTTGTCGCAGCAGTCGCTTCTCTTGCCGAACGATATCTCGCAACACTTTTCATAGGCCTGCTTTGCGCGTCCGGAGTCTTTTTTGACGTCAGAACCCTTGCCAAACTCATAAAGCTGCCCGAGCTCCTTGCAAGAAGAATCGACCTTTTCCGTATAGCAACCTAGCTTAAAGTAGTTCTCCGCGTCCTTCCACTGGCCTTTGGATTTTGCCGCTAGTCCGTTGTTGTGATTTGGCCCGGCCTGTGCTACCGACAGGCAACAAAATGCTAAAAACATGGCTAAAGCTAGCTTTTTCATAAGACCCTCCTTGCGAGTAATCTTATGCATTATAGCCTCTTTGCTATGTTTTAACCTAAATCACGACCACTTCGGTTTTTAGCTCGACGCCAAACTGCTCCAAAACGCGCTCGCGGGCTAAATTTATGAGTCCGGTCACGTCCGCAAAGCTCGCGGCGTTAAAATTTATGATGAAATTTGCGTGCTGCTGGCTAAATTTAGCCCCGCCTATCGCGTAGCCTTTTAGCCCTGCCGCTTCGATTAGCCTGCCCGCGTAGTCGCCGGGCGGATTAACAAAACAGCTGCCAAAGCTAGCGCCCTTTGGTTGATTTGCGCGCTTAGCGGCAAAATCGGCGGCGAGCGCTGCGTCAAATTCGCGCAAAATTTTAAACTCGGCGCCGAAAATCGGCTCATCTATCCCGCTTTTTCGGTAGCTAAAGCTTATCCTCTCGCGCTCTACCCAGCCGCGTCCTAGCCGCACGGCTAGCAGGCTATTGCTGATACTAACGCCGCAAAGCCCTGCGTTCATTTTTATTAGTCCGCCAAGCGTACCAGGTATATTTTGCAAAAACTCAAATCCGCCGATACCCTGCTTTTTGGCGAAGTTGTAAATTTTGCCCGACTTCGTCGCAGCACCGATACTAAGCACGTCGCCGTTTAAGTTTATATAATCAAACGCGCCGCCTAGCATCATCATCGGGGGCGGGTTTGGCGAGACTAGTAGGTTGTTCGCGCCGCCTATCATCACGCGCCCGGCAAATTCCGGTTTTAGAGCGTCCTCAATGCTTTCTAGCACCGCCACCTCGTGCACGCCGCCCACTCGCACCGAGCTAAATTTGGAAAAATCTATAAGCTGCGTCATTGCACGAAATTTGGGATAAACTCTATCATGCGCGTAGTAAAATCGACCATCATCGAGACCATCCACGGCATCAAAAATATAATCACGACGACGACTAAAATGATCTTTGGCACGAAGCTTAGCGTCATCTCATTTATCTGCGTCGTAGCCTGAAATATACTGATGATAAGGCCCGCCGATAGGCCAGCAAGCAACATCGGAAAGCTCAGATATAGCGCGATCTTGAATGTTTCGATACCGAGTTCTATGAGTGTTGATTGCATCAGCTAAACCTTATATCGTTGTACTCGGTCGGCACGAGATAGTTTTCGGCCTTGATCGGTAGTGGGTAAAATCCGCGCTCATAACCAAGCGCAAAGAGCCTATCTACCGCCTTTAGCTGCGTTTCGTTCATAGATACGGAGCTATCGTTTGCGTAGAGATTTAGGTAGGTTTTTAGCTTTTCTTTATCGACGCGGATGAGATTTCGCTCGAGAAGCATGTTCGACAAAAAGGGCTTATGCGCGGTGGCGATACGTACGCCCTCCGTTAGCACGCGCTCGCACTCGACGGCGTCCGTTATCGGCAGGCTGCGGCGAACCGCCATGCCTCCTAGCGGCAGCGGTAGATTTTCGCCAGCTAGCTCGCTCCAGATATCCCAGATCTCGCGCTCCACGCAAAGCTCGTCCGAAAAATCCAAAATACTCTCGTGTATCAGCACGCCCGCGTCCACCTCGCCGCTTAAGACCGCGCCCTCGATTTCTAGGAAGTTTTTATAAACTATGCGCGCCTGCGGGTATGCCATGCGAAAAAGCAGGGCGTTTGTCGTGTGCTTGCCGCTTAGCGCGACCTTGAAATTTCGTTTTAAAACCGCGCCCTTTTTCTTGACGAGCTTTGGTCCGTAGCCCTCGCCAAAGCTCACTGCCGTGCGCAAAAGCGCGTATTCGTCGCAGATGAGCGGATATAGCGCGAAGCTGATTGCCGTGGCCTCATAAGTGCCCTTTGGCGCCTCGTCGTTTAGCGTCTGGATGTCAAGCGCGGTGGCGCTAAATTTTAGATTTTTTGAACTCACCCAGCCAAAATCAATCGCCTTATACATAAAAATATCGTCGGCATCGGGCGAGTGAGCGACGTTTATATGCTTAAAAATCTTCAAATTTTATCCTTTTTGCTCCGCTTTAAATTTCGCGCGCGGCTAAATTGCGAAATTATAGTAAATTTTTGCTACAATCGCCATAAAAATGCGGAATTTATAAAGAAAAATATGGAAAATCAGGCGTATTTAAAAGAGCAAATTTTAACTTATCTTGGCAACAAACGCTCGCTTTTAGGCTTCATCGAACAAGGCGTAAATATCGCAAAAGAGGTGCTCGGTAAAGAAAAGCTAAGCTGCTGCGACCTTTTCAGCGGTAGCGGTATCGTGTCGCGGTTTTTAAAATCCCACGCAAGCTTCATCGTCGCAAACGACCTGGAGCTTTATAGTCGCGTAACAAACGAGTGCTACCTAGCTAACGCGGACGCGGGATTTAAAAAAGAGCTTGATTTTTGGCATGAAAAACTAACGCGCGAAATCGGCGCAAATTTGTGTGAGGGCTTTATCTGTGAGCTTTACGCACCAAAAGACGAGGCAAATATCTCGGCGACGGACCGCGTCTTTTACACGAGAAAAAACGCCGCCTATATAGACACCGCGCGCCAGATTATCGAGGCGCTAGTGCCGCAGCAGCTGCGCGTTTTTTTCGTCGCTCCGCTGCTGTATTCAGCCAGCGTGCACGCCAACACCAGCGGTATTTTCAAGGGTTTTCATAAAAACAAGGACGGCCTTGGGCAGTTTGGCGGACGCGGCAAGCACGCGCTATCTCGCATCACGGCAGACATCAGCCTGCTTAAGCCCGTTTTTTCAAATTTTAACGTCGAATTTAACGTGCAAAGGCAAGACGCAAATGAGCTTGCCGCCGAGCTTCCGCCGCTTGATCTAGTCTATCTTGATCCGCCGTATAACCAGCATCCGTACGGCTCGAACTACTTTATGTTAAATTTGATCGCTAGCTATGAGCGTCCGAGCGAAATCTCGCGGGTTTCTGGTATCGCTAGAGGCTGGAACCGCTCGGTGTTTAATCAAAAATCAGCCGCCGCGCCCGCGTTTTTCGAGCTAATCTCAAAACTAAAAGCCAAATTCGTGCTTATCTCGTTTAACTCCGAGGGCTTCATCGCGCGCGAGGAATTTAGCGAAAATTTAGCCGGGCTTGGCGAAGTGCAAATTTTGGAGCAAAAATACAACGCCTTTCGCGGTAGCAGAAATCTAGCCAGCCGCCCGACGCACGTTAGCGAGCTGCTTTACGTTTTAAAAAAGGCGTAAATTTAGGCTAAATTTGACCGCGCCCAAACCCGTCTCAAATTTGCGCGAATAATCAAAAATTCATCTCAAATTTGATAAAATCAGCCCGATTATTTTAAATTTAAGGAAGCCGATGGCAAAAGAAAAAGAAGAGAAAAAGATAGTCCCGCCGACAAATGATTCGGACAAGAAAAAGGCCTTAGACGCGGCTTTAAAGCAGATAGACAAAGCGTTTGGCAAAGGTACGCTAATCCGCCTTGGCGACAAGCAAGTCGAGGCCATAGATAGTATCTCGACCGGCTCGCTAGGACTTGACCTAGCCCTTGGTATCGGCGGTATCCCAAAGGGTCGTATCATCGAGGTTTACGGGCCTGAGAGCTCGGGTAAGACGACTCTAACCCTACACATCATCGCCGAAGCGCAAAAAGCGGGAGCCACGTGCGCCTTTATCGACGCCGAGCACGCGCTAGACGTGAAATACGCGGCAAATTTGGGCGTAGATACCGAAAATCTCTACGTCAGCCAGCCCGATTTTGGCGAGCAGGCGCTTGAGATCGTAGAAAACCTCGCTAGAAGCGGCGCGGTCGAGCTTATCGTAGTCGATAGCGTCGCGGCTCTAACGCCAAAAAGCGAGATCGAGGGAGATATGGGCGATCAGCACGTAGGTCTGCAAGCTCGTCTAATGAGCCAGGCGCTACGCAAACTCGCGGGCGTCGTACACAAGATGAACACGACCGTGATATTTATCAACCAAATTCGTATGAAAATCGGCGCTATGGGTTACGGTACGCCTGAGACCACTACGGGCGGTAACGCGCTTAAATTTTACGCATCCGTGCGCCTAGACGTGCGAAAAATCGCCACGCTAAAACAAAACGAAGAGCCTATCGGCAACCGCACGAAGGTAAAAGTCGTGAAAAACAAGGTCGCACCTCCGTTTAAAACGGCGGAATTCGACATAATGTTCGGCGAGGGTATCAGCCGCGACGGCGAGATCATCGACTACGGCGTGAAGCTTGATATCATCGATAAAAGCGGCGCATGGTTTAGCTACAAAGCCGCTAAAATCGGCCAAGGCCGCGAAAACGCAAAAGCCTATCTCAAAGAGCACCCCGAGATATCAGACGAGATCGTAGCTACGATAAAAAGCTCGATCGGCCTAGATAAGCTAATAAGCGGCGCGGGCGGCAAAGATAGCGACGACGAAAGCGAAAGCATAGAAGAAAATACGGAGGAATAAAATAATGGTATTTATAGAAGACGTAACTGCGATAGAGGTGCTAGATAGCCGCGGCAACCCGACCGTGAAGGCGACCGTAGCTCTAAGCGACGGCACCGTAGCAAGCGCAATAGTCCCAAGCGGCGCAAGCACGGGCAAACGCGAGGCGCTAGAGCTTCGCGATAAAGACGAAAGATACTGCGGCAAGGGCGTGCTAAAGGCGGTAGAAAACGTAAATTCGCAGATCGCG of Campylobacter showae contains these proteins:
- a CDS encoding DNA adenine methylase, which codes for MENQAYLKEQILTYLGNKRSLLGFIEQGVNIAKEVLGKEKLSCCDLFSGSGIVSRFLKSHASFIVANDLELYSRVTNECYLANADAGFKKELDFWHEKLTREIGANLCEGFICELYAPKDEANISATDRVFYTRKNAAYIDTARQIIEALVPQQLRVFFVAPLLYSASVHANTSGIFKGFHKNKDGLGQFGGRGKHALSRITADISLLKPVFSNFNVEFNVQRQDANELAAELPPLDLVYLDPPYNQHPYGSNYFMLNLIASYERPSEISRVSGIARGWNRSVFNQKSAAAPAFFELISKLKAKFVLISFNSEGFIAREEFSENLAGLGEVQILEQKYNAFRGSRNLASRPTHVSELLYVLKKA
- a CDS encoding UDP-N-acetylmuramate dehydrogenase, coding for MTQLIDFSKFSSVRVGGVHEVAVLESIEDALKPEFAGRVMIGGANNLLVSPNPPPMMMLGGAFDYINLNGDVLSIGAATKSGKIYNFAKKQGIGGFEFLQNIPGTLGGLIKMNAGLCGVSISNSLLAVRLGRGWVERERISFSYRKSGIDEPIFGAEFKILREFDAALAADFAAKRANQPKGASFGSCFVNPPGDYAGRLIEAAGLKGYAIGGAKFSQQHANFIINFNAASFADVTGLINLARERVLEQFGVELKTEVVVI
- the fliQ gene encoding flagellar biosynthesis protein FliQ, whose translation is MMQSTLIELGIETFKIALYLSFPMLLAGLSAGLIISIFQATTQINEMTLSFVPKIILVVVVIIFLMPWMVSMMVDFTTRMIEFIPNFVQ
- a CDS encoding sel1 repeat family protein yields the protein MGYRDGKGVEKNIDKAVEILSEICQGERFDGCAKLGEIYQDDAYGKKDEAKAYEYYLLAFTKKEHEASGKYRQRRKSLRSKYRARMRVRGLCVLPRKAVR
- the recA gene encoding recombinase RecA, whose product is MAKEKEEKKIVPPTNDSDKKKALDAALKQIDKAFGKGTLIRLGDKQVEAIDSISTGSLGLDLALGIGGIPKGRIIEVYGPESSGKTTLTLHIIAEAQKAGATCAFIDAEHALDVKYAANLGVDTENLYVSQPDFGEQALEIVENLARSGAVELIVVDSVAALTPKSEIEGDMGDQHVGLQARLMSQALRKLAGVVHKMNTTVIFINQIRMKIGAMGYGTPETTTGGNALKFYASVRLDVRKIATLKQNEEPIGNRTKVKVVKNKVAPPFKTAEFDIMFGEGISRDGEIIDYGVKLDIIDKSGAWFSYKAAKIGQGRENAKAYLKEHPEISDEIVATIKSSIGLDKLISGAGGKDSDDESESIEENTEE
- a CDS encoding menaquinone biosynthesis family protein, encoding MFKHINVAHSPDADDIFMYKAIDFGWVSSKNLKFSATALDIQTLNDEAPKGTYEATAISFALYPLICDEYALLRTAVSFGEGYGPKLVKKKGAVLKRNFKVALSGKHTTNALLFRMAYPQARIVYKNFLEIEGAVLSGEVDAGVLIHESILDFSDELCVEREIWDIWSELAGENLPLPLGGMAVRRSLPITDAVECERVLTEGVRIATAHKPFLSNMLLERNLIRVDKEKLKTYLNLYANDSSVSMNETQLKAVDRLFALGYERGFYPLPIKAENYLVPTEYNDIRFS